From Candidatus Manganitrophus morganii, the proteins below share one genomic window:
- a CDS encoding pilus assembly protein PilM — protein sequence MPILMELSLPFSRKKELIGLDIGSGAIKLVQVKETSKGYQLQKFGVKALDSELIVDGTIMDAGRVVSVIKELLEEQAVKVKDVAVSVSGHSVIVKKISLPMMTEEELEESIKWEAEQYIPFDINDVNIDFHILGTGDNQESKEQMSVLLVAVKKDKLTEYTTLVTEAGLNPVIVDVDAFTIENMFGVNYDAREGEIVALVNIGASVMNINILKGGTFAFTRDISIGGNRYNETIQREFNVSYEQAEKAKRNEAVEGIDPQALSSIINNLNAEISSEVIRSFDYFKTTSTNENIDRIVLSGGASKIPDLLSQLAEKSGVPVEMADPFKKVDIPKKVFDPEYIREMAPLAAVGMGLAIRKIGDR from the coding sequence GTGCCGATTCTGATGGAACTTTCTCTCCCCTTTTCCCGTAAAAAAGAGCTCATCGGACTCGATATCGGCTCCGGCGCGATCAAGCTGGTCCAGGTGAAAGAGACAAGCAAGGGTTACCAGCTTCAGAAGTTCGGCGTCAAGGCGCTTGATTCCGAACTGATCGTCGACGGAACGATTATGGATGCGGGACGGGTCGTCTCCGTGATCAAAGAGCTTCTGGAGGAGCAGGCGGTCAAAGTAAAAGATGTCGCCGTTTCCGTCTCCGGGCATTCGGTGATTGTGAAGAAAATCAGTCTTCCGATGATGACGGAGGAAGAGCTGGAGGAATCGATCAAATGGGAAGCGGAACAATACATCCCATTTGACATTAACGACGTGAATATCGACTTTCATATTCTTGGAACGGGAGACAATCAGGAATCGAAAGAGCAGATGTCGGTGTTGTTGGTGGCGGTCAAGAAGGACAAGTTGACCGAATACACGACCTTGGTGACGGAAGCAGGACTCAATCCGGTGATCGTCGACGTCGACGCGTTTACCATCGAGAACATGTTCGGCGTGAATTATGACGCGAGGGAAGGGGAGATCGTGGCGCTCGTCAATATCGGCGCCAGCGTGATGAACATTAATATCCTGAAGGGCGGCACCTTCGCCTTCACGCGGGATATTTCCATCGGAGGAAATCGCTACAACGAGACGATTCAGAGAGAGTTCAACGTCAGCTACGAACAGGCCGAGAAAGCAAAGCGGAACGAGGCGGTTGAAGGAATCGATCCTCAGGCCCTTTCTTCCATCATCAACAATTTGAACGCGGAAATTTCTTCGGAGGTGATCCGATCGTTCGATTATTTCAAAACGACCTCTACCAATGAGAACATCGACCGCATTGTTCTCAGCGGAGGAGCATCCAAAATTCCTGATCTGTTGTCCCAGCTTGCGGAGAAATCGGGAGTCCCCGTTGAAATGGCGGACCCCTTTAAAAAAGTGGATATTCCCAAAAAAGTATTTGACCCGGAATACATTCGAGAGATGGCGCCCTTGGCTGCGGTCGGAATGGGCTTGGCGATTCGAAAAATTGGGGATCGATAA
- a CDS encoding PilN domain-containing protein, translating to MIKINLLPTQKAKKGKKKVEIQSQLILASGVLSVLFLILGYGWITLNERVDNLTAEKTKLTTELGVLKTKVKEVENYEKDKKAVEEKIHIIEQLRKNQSIPVLLLDQISRSLPEKVWLVNVNEQNGVIDLEGRATTNSEIVDFINNLKRSALFKDVQILESRQGMEGTVSIYTFRLKWSLA from the coding sequence ATGATCAAGATCAATTTACTTCCGACGCAAAAAGCGAAGAAGGGAAAAAAGAAGGTCGAGATTCAATCGCAGTTGATCCTTGCTTCCGGCGTGTTGTCCGTTCTTTTCCTGATTCTCGGATACGGCTGGATTACGCTCAATGAGAGGGTCGACAATCTAACGGCCGAAAAGACAAAACTGACGACGGAATTGGGAGTGCTTAAGACAAAAGTAAAAGAAGTAGAAAATTATGAGAAAGACAAGAAAGCGGTCGAGGAGAAGATCCATATTATCGAGCAGCTCCGTAAAAATCAGTCGATTCCTGTCCTTCTCCTGGATCAAATCAGCCGAAGCCTTCCGGAGAAAGTATGGTTGGTGAACGTCAATGAGCAGAACGGTGTGATCGACCTGGAGGGAAGGGCCACCACAAACAGCGAAATCGTCGATTTCATCAATAATTTAAAGCGGTCTGCTCTTTTTAAAGATGTGCAGATTCTCGAATCAAGACAGGGGATGGAAGGGACCGTTTCCATTTATACATTCAGGCTCAAATGGTCTCTGGCATAA
- a CDS encoding type 4a pilus biogenesis protein PilO, with product MALNLEKLKNLTNTQKFVSLVLVIVIISGAFVWFVFIPKSGEISTLNGQIAALNNDINIHRIKVKRLDELITENRQLQLQLATLKEQLPPEAEVEILLKQVSDLGGRTGLDFKLWRPAEKRPSPSGLYVEIPVNVEVAGAYHALGVFFDKISKLPRIINVSNIRMGSSKLEQNKVLIQTSFSATAFASVEGAP from the coding sequence ATGGCATTGAATCTGGAAAAACTGAAGAACCTCACCAATACCCAAAAGTTTGTCTCTCTTGTTCTCGTCATCGTGATCATCTCCGGGGCATTTGTTTGGTTTGTCTTTATCCCGAAGAGCGGTGAGATCTCTACCCTCAACGGGCAAATCGCAGCGCTGAATAATGACATCAATATTCATCGAATCAAGGTGAAGCGCCTTGATGAACTCATCACGGAGAATCGACAGCTTCAACTTCAACTGGCTACTTTAAAAGAGCAGCTTCCTCCGGAGGCGGAGGTTGAAATTCTCTTGAAGCAGGTGTCCGACTTGGGGGGGAGGACCGGCCTTGATTTTAAATTGTGGCGGCCTGCCGAGAAAAGGCCCAGCCCGTCGGGACTCTACGTCGAAATTCCTGTGAATGTGGAAGTGGCCGGAGCATACCATGCGCTCGGCGTCTTCTTCGATAAAATCAGCAAATTGCCTCGGATTATTAATGTGTCGAATATTCGGATGGGGAGCTCCAAGCTGGAACAAAATAAGGTTTTGATCCAGACCAGTTTCTCCGCCACGGCGTTTGCTTCTGTTGAAGGGGCTCCATGA
- a CDS encoding pilus assembly protein PilP, with product MIRKQFLLNNGMLFLVAFLFGCGETAPPVASKPAPTTAAKVVPAAPTVVPALPAEEIVSPEVLVKKEDPAALFQYNPEGRRDPFKSIIIAIGKRSASENLPPLQRKELSEMKVIGIVWGGFGHGAVIQTQDGKGYPVRKGTRIGMNNGVISRITNKEVVIEEKYLDIFGETKVRNVVMELHPQKEGLE from the coding sequence ATGATCAGGAAACAATTTCTTTTAAATAACGGTATGCTTTTCCTCGTAGCGTTCTTATTCGGATGCGGCGAGACCGCACCGCCGGTTGCTTCGAAGCCGGCGCCAACGACGGCGGCGAAGGTCGTACCGGCCGCTCCGACGGTTGTCCCGGCCCTCCCGGCGGAAGAAATTGTTTCCCCGGAGGTCCTCGTCAAGAAAGAAGATCCCGCTGCGCTCTTTCAATACAATCCGGAAGGGAGGCGTGACCCATTCAAATCGATTATTATCGCCATCGGAAAGCGAAGCGCCTCGGAAAACCTTCCCCCTCTGCAGCGGAAGGAGCTGTCTGAAATGAAGGTGATCGGCATTGTTTGGGGAGGCTTTGGACACGGCGCTGTCATCCAGACGCAGGACGGAAAGGGATATCCCGTCCGAAAGGGAACCCGGATCGGGATGAACAACGGTGTGATCAGCCGAATTACAAACAAAGAAGTGGTGATTGAAGAAAAATACCTCGACATCTTTGGTGAGACCAAAGTGAGGAATGTTGTGATGGAACTTCATCCCCAAAAGGAGGGGCTAGAATGA
- the pilQ gene encoding type IV pilus secretin PilQ: MTQPSSPKEIVDIRVVSESEKTQVVVEGQQPMIYTTFHLTDPYRLIVDMAGVGLGKFTEKIDVNQGGVRSILPVAGEGNQVGRLEIEVDESVETNVRTEGTNLIVEVAHPASKPAEPVVEKPVEPILALTEEPKPVLPPPIKEEKDLSPAKIVKSIRFDRKEGLQLVITSDGQLSPNVFLLDPKRLVIDLPDVKMASKIKTLPAKNHAVKQARIGVHSNKVRLVLDLNAPVVYSLQQDGPQLRVHLKDASEVASSSKKEASGNSSAPADVSAAPATAVIVPPVVPMPEAAVPNMEVAALVDPSAGMTEGTEAAAAPAPAPAPMIDVRMAEKPSVEAPLERVADKADIVLENGESSEESKKKVETGSVTPPKYVGRRISLDFQDADLANVIRLIADVSNLNIVLGEDVKGKVTLKLINVPWDQALDIILKMNSFGQIREGNIIRIATLSNIAQQQDEEARAKETKIKAEDLQTRIIYVNYGKAADLVDSLRKLLSTRGDITVDGRTNALIVKDIEKNLDEVARLVKTIDTQTPQVVIEARIVQVAPTFNRSLGIQWGASAQTVTGGNIVGLRGGGGGPGAVFGTPDPSFAVNLPSAQNFGGLGFSFGRFTDNPINLDLRLSAGESQGLTRVVSTPKVSVLNNQEAKIEQGESIPFSTTSQAGTQTTFVDANLTLLVTPHISSDGGIIMKIRVSKNAPGETRFGASGPSILKKEATTNVLVKDGETTVIGGIYETTKTDSINGIPYLMDIPFLGWLFKTTTKREDTSELLVFLTPRIIK, encoded by the coding sequence ATGACACAACCCTCATCCCCAAAGGAAATCGTCGATATTCGCGTTGTTTCAGAGTCTGAGAAGACCCAAGTGGTCGTGGAAGGCCAGCAACCGATGATTTATACGACTTTTCATCTGACCGATCCTTATCGTCTGATTGTGGATATGGCGGGTGTCGGCCTCGGAAAATTTACGGAAAAGATCGATGTCAATCAAGGGGGGGTCCGTTCGATTCTCCCCGTGGCGGGAGAGGGAAATCAGGTCGGGCGTCTGGAAATCGAGGTCGATGAATCTGTCGAGACGAATGTGAGGACGGAGGGGACCAATCTCATCGTCGAAGTGGCTCATCCGGCGTCGAAACCGGCTGAACCGGTCGTGGAGAAACCGGTGGAACCGATCCTCGCGCTCACCGAGGAGCCGAAACCGGTCCTTCCTCCGCCGATCAAGGAGGAGAAAGATCTCTCTCCGGCAAAGATCGTCAAATCGATCCGGTTCGATCGGAAGGAAGGTCTCCAGTTGGTGATCACGTCGGATGGACAGCTTTCTCCGAATGTCTTCCTTCTCGATCCGAAGCGTCTCGTGATCGATCTTCCCGATGTGAAAATGGCCTCCAAAATAAAGACCCTCCCTGCGAAGAACCATGCCGTCAAGCAGGCCCGAATCGGCGTTCATTCGAACAAAGTGCGGCTTGTCCTCGATTTAAATGCGCCGGTTGTATACTCGCTGCAACAAGATGGCCCCCAACTGCGCGTTCATTTAAAAGATGCTTCCGAGGTCGCTTCCTCGTCTAAGAAAGAAGCGTCTGGAAATTCTTCTGCACCGGCGGATGTCTCCGCGGCGCCTGCAACAGCGGTCATCGTTCCTCCTGTTGTGCCGATGCCTGAGGCGGCTGTTCCTAATATGGAAGTGGCCGCTTTGGTTGATCCTTCCGCCGGCATGACGGAGGGGACTGAGGCAGCGGCGGCTCCCGCGCCGGCGCCGGCGCCGATGATTGATGTGAGAATGGCGGAAAAGCCTTCTGTAGAGGCCCCGCTGGAACGGGTGGCCGACAAGGCGGATATCGTTCTTGAAAACGGGGAATCGTCCGAAGAGTCTAAGAAAAAAGTAGAAACCGGATCGGTCACCCCTCCCAAATATGTGGGGAGGAGAATTTCTCTCGATTTTCAGGATGCCGATCTCGCCAATGTCATCCGGCTGATCGCGGATGTCAGCAACCTGAATATCGTTCTCGGAGAAGATGTAAAGGGAAAAGTGACATTGAAATTAATCAATGTTCCCTGGGACCAGGCGCTCGACATTATCCTGAAGATGAACAGTTTCGGCCAAATCCGCGAAGGGAATATCATTCGGATCGCCACCTTGTCTAATATTGCGCAACAGCAAGACGAAGAGGCCCGCGCCAAAGAGACCAAGATCAAGGCGGAGGACCTCCAGACGCGAATTATCTATGTGAACTACGGAAAGGCGGCCGATCTCGTCGATTCCCTCAGAAAGCTTCTCTCGACACGAGGAGATATTACTGTCGATGGCCGAACGAATGCGCTGATTGTGAAAGATATCGAAAAAAATCTCGATGAAGTTGCCAGACTTGTTAAGACAATCGATACCCAAACACCTCAGGTGGTCATCGAGGCGCGAATAGTCCAGGTGGCGCCGACTTTCAACAGAAGCCTCGGCATTCAGTGGGGGGCCTCCGCCCAAACCGTCACCGGCGGAAATATCGTCGGTTTGCGGGGGGGAGGGGGGGGACCGGGCGCCGTTTTCGGCACACCGGACCCGTCCTTTGCGGTGAACCTTCCGTCCGCTCAAAATTTCGGCGGTCTCGGCTTTTCGTTCGGCCGGTTTACAGACAATCCGATTAATCTCGATCTTCGACTCTCGGCCGGGGAATCGCAAGGTTTAACACGGGTCGTCTCGACGCCGAAGGTGTCGGTTTTGAACAATCAAGAGGCGAAGATCGAGCAGGGAGAGTCGATTCCATTTTCGACCACCTCTCAGGCCGGAACACAGACCACCTTTGTCGATGCAAACCTCACTCTTCTGGTCACACCGCATATCTCTTCGGATGGAGGGATTATCATGAAGATCAGGGTGAGCAAGAACGCCCCGGGAGAGACCCGATTCGGCGCATCCGGCCCGAGTATTCTTAAGAAGGAGGCGACCACGAACGTTCTTGTAAAAGATGGGGAGACAACTGTCATCGGCGGTATCTATGAGACCACGAAGACCGATTCGATCAACGGAATCCCCTATCTGATGGATATTCCATTCCTGGGATGGCTTTTCAAAACGACGACCAAACGAGAAGACACTTCTGAACTGTTGGTCTTCTTGACCCCCAGGATTATAAAATAG
- a CDS encoding shikimate kinase, with the protein MKNIVLLGFMGTGKSAVGRRLATAFHYQFIDTDQVIEEKTHKRVAEIFSEQGEETFRRLESEAVFDLAERTGCVISTGGGIVLDSKNLDLLQKNGILVLLRCRPEVIFKRVQKRAGQRPLLQKADPLSEIQRLLAEREPFYRRADITLDTSDMNLDDVVQQIKRKVLEIEGRESTA; encoded by the coding sequence ATGAAGAATATCGTGTTGCTCGGGTTTATGGGGACGGGGAAGAGCGCGGTCGGAAGGCGACTGGCGACGGCGTTCCACTATCAGTTCATCGATACGGATCAAGTGATCGAGGAGAAGACCCACAAACGGGTTGCCGAGATTTTTTCCGAGCAAGGAGAGGAAACGTTTCGGCGGCTGGAATCGGAAGCAGTTTTCGATCTGGCGGAACGGACCGGTTGTGTGATTTCAACCGGAGGAGGGATCGTCCTCGATTCAAAAAATCTTGATTTGCTCCAAAAGAACGGTATTCTGGTCCTCCTGCGGTGCCGTCCGGAAGTCATTTTCAAAAGGGTCCAAAAACGGGCAGGACAACGGCCTCTTTTACAGAAAGCCGATCCGCTATCGGAGATCCAACGGCTTCTGGCAGAACGGGAGCCCTTTTATCGGAGAGCCGACATTACTTTGGACACCTCCGATATGAATTTAGATGATGTTGTTCAACAGATTAAGAGAAAGGTCTTGGAGATTGAAGGTCGAGAAAGTACGGCTTAG
- the aroB gene encoding 3-dehydroquinate synthase — protein sequence MKVEKVRLSLGANSYDVVIGTGIRNRLGPYLRTLSLGEKVAVVTNPAIDRLYGAGIRRSLQAARFVPKTIRIRDGERHKNLTEIERIYDQLILHRFERGSTLVALGGGVIGDMAGFAAATFLRGIPFVQVPTTVVAQVDASIGGKTGVDHSRGKNLIGAFHQPKLVCVDPGVLATLPRREFIAGLAEVFKYGVIMDAAFFKYLEENAAAILAMDSKKLFHCIKRSAALKAKVVSADERESGLRKILNYGHTLGHAVETLTGYRKYKHGEAVAIGMASAAKLSYLLGMTDWQTVQRQISLLRAFHLPTELPKLDPGSILETMERDKKVAGGEIFFVLPEKIGEVRIVPVDRKVLKAFLSA from the coding sequence TTGAAGGTCGAGAAAGTACGGCTTAGTTTGGGCGCAAACAGTTATGATGTGGTCATCGGAACCGGGATCAGGAATCGGTTGGGTCCGTATCTAAGAACCCTTTCGTTGGGGGAAAAAGTGGCGGTGGTCACCAATCCGGCCATTGATCGTCTCTACGGCGCCGGCATCCGAAGAAGCCTTCAGGCCGCTCGATTCGTTCCAAAGACGATTCGAATCCGGGACGGAGAGCGGCATAAGAATCTGACGGAGATCGAGCGGATTTACGACCAACTGATTCTTCATCGATTCGAGCGGGGATCGACGCTCGTCGCGTTAGGCGGAGGGGTGATCGGGGACATGGCCGGTTTTGCGGCGGCGACATTCCTTCGCGGCATTCCATTCGTTCAGGTTCCGACCACGGTGGTGGCGCAGGTTGATGCGAGCATCGGCGGGAAGACCGGCGTTGATCACTCTCGCGGGAAGAATTTGATCGGCGCCTTTCACCAGCCGAAGCTGGTCTGCGTTGATCCGGGCGTGCTTGCAACCTTGCCCCGGCGGGAGTTTATCGCGGGACTGGCGGAGGTCTTCAAGTACGGTGTCATCATGGACGCCGCATTTTTCAAATATCTTGAAGAAAATGCCGCGGCGATTCTGGCGATGGATTCTAAAAAACTCTTTCACTGCATTAAAAGATCGGCGGCGCTGAAGGCGAAGGTCGTGTCGGCCGACGAACGGGAATCGGGGCTGAGAAAGATCTTAAATTACGGCCATACGCTTGGACATGCCGTTGAGACATTAACCGGCTACCGAAAGTACAAACACGGCGAAGCGGTCGCCATTGGGATGGCCTCGGCGGCCAAGCTCTCCTATCTGCTCGGCATGACGGATTGGCAGACGGTTCAACGACAAATTTCGCTCTTACGGGCGTTTCACCTTCCGACCGAGTTGCCTAAATTAGACCCCGGCAGTATACTTGAGACCATGGAAAGGGACAAAAAAGTGGCCGGTGGAGAAATCTTTTTTGTCTTGCCGGAAAAAATTGGTGAGGTCCGGATTGTCCCGGTCGACCGGAAAGTTTTGAAAGCGTTTTTGAGCGCGTAG